Below is a genomic region from Henckelia pumila isolate YLH828 chromosome 3, ASM3356847v2, whole genome shotgun sequence.
gcttaggcttatagaatttatgtagtgatacggtgaacttttgaatataggcttggaacctaggatcctactttacttgaactagccttgaggtacgtacacattgactgagattgccagcgagtatacatgtttatatgttgcatttatttggcattattatatggcatgatgtatgatttaccgttttctatactcatatgtcatgtgcatatacatgttgagcctataccttgttatacctgattatagagccgctcagctctatactcgatagtctgtcactgagagtaccgcgacggcgggggcatttatgtctgtctactctggtgtactagacgagtgtggttgcacccagaggttgatccgtgcggtggcagcactcatatggctccggttctgagcatgaattttcagatgaccctgtaccagtcatcatgttgcatgcattatatacatatgtttactcatgtctatgtactgggcgttagcgctcacgtcctagttgttatcttggacaccctatttcatggggcaggtcgcaagatggacggagctggtattTCAaagcaggactagggagcaggagccttgaggattttattatacaggattcgatatagctgtataatgtttaagttttcaatttggttgtatcactacagtattaagcctggattatttactaaactgatatgtaaattatggattatgtttccgcacgttttactctgttccATATATTGtggtattaagtttaatgcatgctattagttgccagttagtaggtgattccatgcagggtcactacagtaaggcttgatgtgaccttgcttgtgacagtaatgacaaacaaacctacgcttcctttgatttttttttttctgaacaTGAGCTTGTGCCTTCAATGGAATTGGTTTTTCCTTTGGAATTGCAATAGGAACGCTAGCAGATTTACTGTTCTCTTTGACAAAAATAGTTTTTGATGACTCCCCAACTTCAAACTTGCTATTATAAAATCCTAGACCAGCTCTATCATCTTTTCCCATCATCAGAATTGAATCCAACTTGGTCTTGCTTGAATTATACTTTGCGAGAGTTGCATTGGCTCTTCCAAGCCCTTCTTTGACCTTGCCTAGTTCTAAATCCTTCTTGCTCAGAACAACTTCAAGTCTAGCCACTGAAGCTTTCAGATCACTGTTCTTCTTTGTTAAAGCAGAATTTGTCTTATTCCTTAATATCCAGTCATTATACAATTCTTCATACATCTTCTGAGCATTATCCCAAGAAAGTTCTACTTCACCAGCTTCCTGATTTGAGTCTCCAGAAATAGATACATTCAAACAAAGTACTTTTTGGTCAGTGTTGTGACCAAGTATTGTGacacctgtgacaacactaTGTTTCTTCTGCAGCACCAAAACTGAAAGTGCATTGTGAGTCTCTTCTTCTCCTTGTTCTGTTCCTTCCTCACCTTCATCATCACTTAGGGAAGCACACATCCCTTTGCGAAGTCTGGTTGGACACTCATTAGCAAAGTGACCAAATCCTGTGCACTCATGACACTTCACAGACTCAAACTTCTTTGAGATAGACATtgtttttccttctttctgaAAGTGATTTTGACTCTTTGAATGGATGATATTCTGTTCTGGTCCGCAAATCCTTAATGGTTTTCCGACAGCAGGAGCATTCAAAACTTTGGGTTTCTGACCAGGTTTCTTATAATCTCTCATTCTCTTCAAATAATTACCAAATTGTTTGGTAAGTAGGGCAATAGAATCATCTTCTAAGTCAGACTCGTTGACTCCATGTGTcagatcaacaaaatcattgtaTGAGTCATTAGAAACTTGAAGTGCAATAGACTTACATTTGtccttttttccaaaattcatcTCTAACTCATATGTTCGAAGTGAACTCATCAATTCATCCAATCCCAGAATTGATGTGTCTTTAGATTCATCAATTGCACAAATCttcatttgaaattttttaggcAGTGATCTCAAAACTTTGATTACTAATCGTTCGTTTGAAATAGCATCACCAAGATCAATTGTCTCATTCTCGATCTTCCTCAAGCGGCGTTCATAATCATCAATTGTCTCACTTTCTTCCATTCTCAGATTTTCAAACTAAGTAGTGAGAATCTTTTTTTTGGTTCGACGCACACTATCTGATCCTTCACAGTGCATTTGAAGTTTTTCCCAAGCCTGTTTAGCACATACACAGTTAGTGACCAATGAAAACATATTAGAATCAAGAGAAGTAAATATAGCATTAAGAGCTT
It encodes:
- the LOC140888919 gene encoding uncharacterized protein — translated: MEESETIDDYERRLRKIENETIDLGDAISNERLVIKVLRSLPKKFQMKICAIDESKDTSILGLDELMSSLRTYELEMNFGKKDKCKSIALQVSNDSYNDFVDLTHGVNESDLEDDSIALLTKQFGNYLKRMRDYKKPGQKPKVLNAPAVGKPLRICGPEQNIIHSKSQNHFQKEGKTMSISKKFESVKCHECTGFGHFANECPTRLRKGMCASLSDDEGEEGTEQGEEETHNALSVLVLQKKHSVVTGVTILGHNTDQKVLCLNVSISGDSNQEAGEVELSWDNAQKMYEELYNDWILRNKTNSALTKKNSDLKASVARLEVVLSKKDLELGKVKEGLGRANATLAKYNSSKTKLDSILMMGKDDRAGLGFYNSKFEVGESSKTIFVKENSKSASVPIAIPKEKPIPLKAQAHDKEKVTYGGGANGKIVGKGTLNVEGLPKIHNVLHVEGLNDNIISISQLCDDDLYVKFDKNLGHANFKALKKLSQYDVVHGMPNLTSGVPYVCGDCQKEVESCGGKRYSFVCVDDFSRYSWVIRIRTDHGKEFENSLFDQFCEKEGLRSAGALIIGARAPVIFFQQRWSTVYVALECYFLDFSPFERIRVALERLSCSAGALI